In one window of Denticeps clupeoides chromosome 2, fDenClu1.1, whole genome shotgun sequence DNA:
- the LOC114784326 gene encoding uncharacterized protein LOC114784326: protein MPLCWVGSLRKLMAKLVLWCALFSLNDLVRCVSPEEPYKIISVTLGEPVTLKCSYNCSSGFVRAYWVWKECAGCNWTAQKINQTNGSCTLPLYTERLVLNQTHTNYTCNTEETDQPESPQKIHQRFGLRLNKSLRDASMKVLIHNKDENTSTEVGLGYYQFWAPEKTAVSLVCCATCPVEWINGSTVIKSKTLDLGRLRKKNTVQKYQCKALNPCKNEEITIEVKITTDKVLLLLILLVILLVTLTAYALYSIYKRKCRGKRAVNWHERSASKKENTPIVYQSSEEVPYAEIMISVRGASTPELTGLSDPRPRWREEPGPASLSAFRSADRLHVYPRDISRKMSTTSEYAIISYSTEGLGS from the exons ATGCCTTTGTGTTGGGTAGGATCACTCAGAAAACTAATGGCAAAATTAGTTCTGTGGTGTGCTCTGTTTTCTCTAAATG ATTTAGTGaggtgtgtcagtccagaggagCCATATAAGATTATAAGTGTTACTCTCGGAGAGCCGGTAACTCTGAAATGCTCCTATAATTGCTCATCTGGATTTGTCCGGGCATATTGGGTCTGGAAAGAATGTGCAGGCTGTAACTGGACTGCTCAGAAAATCAACCAGACAAATGGCAGTTGTACTCTACCACTGTACACTGAGCGGCTAGTTCTGAACCAGACCCATACTAACTACACCTGCAACACCGAGGAGACCGACCAACCGGAGAGCCCACAAAAGATTCATCAGAGGTTTGGGCTCAGGCTCAACAAATCACTCAGAG ATGCCTCCATGAAGGTATTGATTCACAACAAAGACGAGAACACTTCAACAGAGGTTGGGTTAGGGTATTACCAGTTCTGGGCCCCAGAGAAAACTGCGGTCTCACTTGTGTGCTGTGCCACCTGCCCTGTGGAATGGATCAATGGGTCCACTGTTATTAAATCCAAAACGTTGGACCTAGGAAGACTGCGGAAAAAGAATACAGTGCAGAAATACCAGTGTAAGGCGTTGAACCcatgtaaaaatgaagaaattacTATTGAAGTAAAAATCACAACAG ACaaagtcctgctgctgctgatccTGCTTGTGATTCTGCTGGTAACGTTGACAGCGTACGCTCTGTACTCCATCtacaaaagaaaat GTAGAGGAAAGAGAGCTGTTAATTGGCATGAAAG atCAGCCTCCAAAAAGGAAAATACACCGATTG TTTACCAGAGCAGCGAAGAAGTTCCATATGCAGAGATCATGATATCTGTCAGAGGAGCTAGCACACCTGAGCTGACGGGGCTGTCTGACCCCAGACCT agatggagagaggagcCTGGCCCAGCATCACTTTCTGCATTCCGGTCCGCTGACAGGCTGCATGTCTACCCACGGGACATCTCCCGAAAGATGAGCACAACTTCTGAATATGCCATCATTTCCTACTCCACTGAGGGTCTGGGTTCATGA
- the pde9ac gene encoding high affinity cGMP-specific 3',5'-cyclic phosphodiesterase 9A, translating into MGSSSSSYAPKAIYLDVDGKMQKVVFNRHCSPCDIKELICSSSNFPRNTAIMMMDSEGALVSIDPTMPINSPSSLYKVLPLTTGQLGEKEDMFQNVLSQVAEQFSRAFRITELKTEVTNRLAMLEKRVELEGLKVVEIEKCKNDLRKLMDEVVSRGGGSRMNCSCKYSFSDDGKKLTPRRDVPSYPKYTLSQETIEALKKPAFDVWHWEHNEMLSCLEYMYHDLGLVKEFNMNPITLKRWLLGIQENYRNNPFHNFRHCFCVSQMMYGMINLCNLQEKLTLTDLGILMTAAVCHDLDHPGYNNTYQINARTELAVRYNDISPLENHHCAVAFQILSLPECNIFANVEPEAFKQIRQAIITLILATDMARHGEILDSFKLKVDNFDFTNEEHVTCLKMVLIKCCDISNEVRPTEVAEPWVDCLLEEYFIQSDREKSEGLPVAAFMDREKVTKPTAQIGFIKFVLIPMFETVMKLFPQIEEIMVQPLRDSRDHYEELKQIDDAMTEAQKKKTENMSLGGKKK; encoded by the exons ATGGGCTCCAGTTCCTCATCTTATGCTCCTAAGGCCATCTATTTGGACGTGGATGGAAAGATGCAGAAA GTGGTTTTCAACCGTCACTGCTCTCCATGTGACATCAAGGAGCTTATCTGTTCATCTTCTAACTTCCCCAG AAACACTGCCATAATGATGATGGATTCTGAAGGTGCACTTGTGTCCATCGATCCCACCATGCCCATCAACTCTCCCAG CTCACTCTACAAAGTTCTTCCTCTAACCACTGGACAGCTAGGag AAAAAGAAGACATGTTTCAGAATGTTCTGTCTCAGGTGGCTGAACAGTTTAGTAG AGCATTCCGCATCACTGAGCTCAAAACCGAGGTGACCAACAGACTGGCCATGTTGGAGAAGAGGGTGGAGC TTGAAGGTCTCAAAGTGGTGGAAATCGAGAAGTGCAAGAATGACTTGAGGAAACTCATGGATGAGGTGGTTTCTAGAGGAGGGGGAAG CAGAATGAACTGCTCCTGTAAGTACAGCTTTTCAGATGATGGGAAGAAACTCACCCCTAGACGTGACGTCCCAAGTTACCCAAAG TACACGTTGTCCCAGGAGACCATTGAAGCTTTGAAGAAACCAGCATTTGATGTGTGGCACTGGGAACACAATGAG ATGCTGAGCTGTTTGGAGTACATGTATCATGACCTTGGCCTTGTGAAGGAGTTCAACATGAATCCCATTACTCTGAAACGCTGGCTG CTTGGCATCCAAGAGAATTACCGGAATAACCCGTTCCATAATTTCCGCCACTGCTTCTGTGTGAGCCAGATGATGTATGGGATGATCAACCTCTGCAACCTGCAA GAGAAGCTCACTCTGACAGACCTGGGCATTCTGATGACAGCTGCCGTGTGTCATGACCTGGACCACCCTGGTTACAACAATAC gtacCAGATCAACGCTCGCACTGAGCTGGCAGTTCGTTATAATGATATATCTCCACTGGAGAACCACCACTGTGCTGTAGCCTTCCAGATCCTGTCTCTGCCAGAGTGCAACATATTCGCTAATGTGGAGCCTGAGGCCTTTAAGCAAATTCGTCAG GCAATCATCACACTCATCCTGGCAACTGACATGGCCAGGCATGGCGAGATACTGGACTCCTTCAAGCTTAAAGTGGATAACTTTGACTTCACTAATGAGGAGCATGTTACATGT CTGAAAATGGTTTTGATCAAGTGCTGTGACATCTCCAATGAGGTTCGTCCTACGGAGGTCGCTGAGCCATGGGTAGACTGTCTGCTTGAGGAGTACTTCATTCAG AGTGACAGAGAGAAGTCTGAAGGGCTTCCTGTTGCAGCCTTCATGGACCGAGAGAAAGTCACGAAGCCCACAGCTCAGATTGGATTCATCAAATTTGTGCTAATTCCAATGTTTGAAACTGTAATGAAG
- the nrgnb gene encoding neurogranin (protein kinase C substrate, RC3) b isoform X2, which yields MPHVAVPPGFTSILEALAAEVLRAQPPNIPEFAARHFTALLRRRRDEGDLVTEEQEVRHEKLYHSSPFQDSVRQAQEHNTLTPNEEHASGTDEVSNIKRRYTSPFPATDPDSQTEDGPRPTPDGFYGGTANIDICAEELKGEEEQPKPASQEMHLVNFQVGDSQEDRVIHNGSIKETSETEYSAAPEWLSDDAIHTDIPLKGSESDEEIKLTDDDIAEMSIAGERWDDISNMEMGPSSGGHFEANVGVCVEDLIETDNTEDAVGVQEFIALENPQRGQEHSEEENELEQSRAEYPEHIKQVYIEDNINEIASANETEATRIFSEGTVETAESVSSKGNEISVEVDDITIPDNQSTFDEESRLDNAWVSEEYSEMQGAATDNVNAISENDAPSDLEEVGLHRGNAESVECLKSVAPSGDRDMSAVDTDVNRLDDVHSEHTGLAATSQDIFTSSLQGLSGITSDQEVRTVPMEHQETSVTDDKHEEERFEHVLSIREKNTLVSNASENEDRDISEEWEHRLKEGHTKDKTKHREVDTSVAGNNEDILNQNKPDCTETEAYNRQDVQSGKSEEFIQLEGNNETELTTQAQSIGQAESMTEDHFKDEDQLKHQTDESKAPTDEGGEKEIDPELTSGIKEENSQPQDEEDIMDIPLDDPEANKAAAKIQAGFRGHMTRKKMKDDKPNEEADQKEQ from the exons ATGCCACATGTCGCGGTGCCGCCGGGCTTCACCTCCATCCTGGAGGCTCTCGCCGCGGAGGTGCTGAGGGCGCAGCCGCCCAACATCCCCGAGTTCGCGGCGCGGCATTTCACCGCcctgctgcggcggcggcgggacg aAGGTGACTTGGTTACTGAAGAGCAGGAGGTCAGACATGAGAAATTGTATCACAGCAGTCCTTTTCAG GATTCTGTCAGACAAGCCCAAGAACACAACACTCTGACACCAAATGA GGAGCATGCCAGCGGCACAGATGAAGTGAGCAATATTAAGAGAAGGTATACGTCCCCATTCCCAGCCACTGACCCAGACAGTCAGACTGAGGATGGACCCAGACCAACTCCTGATGGGTTCTATGGTGGGACTGCAAATATTGACATATGTGCTGAAGAGCTtaaaggagaagaagagcaACCCAAGCCGGCATCTCAGGAAATGCACTTAGTCAATTTTCAGGTCGGTGACAGCCAGGAAGATCGTGTTATTCATAATGGATCAATAAAAGAAACTTCAGAGACTGAATATAGTGCAGCTCCTGAATGGCTCAGTGATGATGCTATTCACACTGACATTCCGTTGAAGGGAAGCGAAAGTGATGAGGAAATCAAACTGACTGATGATGATATTGCAGAAATGTCAATTGCTGGCGAAAGGTGGGATGATATCAGCAACATGGAAATGGGCCCGTCATCAGGAGGACATTTTGAAGCTAACGTGGGTGTATGTGTTGAGGATCTGATAGAAACTGATAACACTGAAGATGCTGTTGGTGTACAGGAATTCATTGCTTTGGAAAACCCACAGAGGGGTCAGGAACACTCAGAAGAGGAGAATGAGTTGGAACAATCCAGGGCTGAATATCCTGAACATATTAAACAAGTGTATATTGAAGATAATATTAATGAAATTGCATCTGCAAATGAAACCGAAGCTACCAGAATCTTCTCTGAAGGTACTGTAGAAACAGCAGAATCTGTATCATCAAAAGGGAATGAAATCAGTGTAGAGGTGGACGACATTACCATTCCAGATAATCAGTCTACATTTGACGAAGAGAGCAGATTAGACAATGCATGGGTTTCAGAAGAATATTCTGAAATGCAAGGGGCTGCCACAGACAATGTTAATGCCATTTCAGAAAATGATGCGCCATCTGACTTGGAAGAGGTTGGCCTTCATAGAGGTAATGCAGAGAGTGTTGAGTGTCTCAAAAGTGTAGCACCATCTGGGGATAGAGACATGTCTGCTGTAGATACTGATGTCAACAGACTTGACGATGTTCATAGTGAGCATACAGGTTTGGCAGCTACAAGCCAAGATATTTTCACATCTTCTCTTCAAGGTCTCTCTGGCATAACTTCAGACCAAGAAGTCAGAACTGTACCTATGGAACATCAGGAAACATCTGTCACTGATGACAAACATGAGGAGGAAAGATTTGAGCATGTTCTGAGCATTAGAGAGAAAAATACCTTGGTCAGTAATGCCAGTGAAAATGAGGACAGAGATATTTCAGAAGAGTGGGAACACAGACTGAAAGAAGGCCACACCAAGGACAAAACAAAGCATAGGGAAGTTGACACCAGTGTGGCTGGGAATAATGAAGATATTTTAAACCAAAATAAGCCAGACTGCACAGAAACAGAAGCATACAATAGACAAGATGTTCAGAGTGGCAAATCTGAAGAGTTTATACAGTTGGAGGGAAACAATGAAACCGAATTAACAACACAAGCACAGTCAATTGGACAGGCTGAATCAATGACTGAAGATCATTTCAAGGATGAAGATCAGCTGAAACACCAAACTGATGAGAGCAAGGCCCCCACTGACGAAGGTGGGGAGAAGGAGATAGACCCTGAACTCACAAGTGGCATAAAG GAGGAAAACAGCCAGCCACAGGATGAAGAGGACATAATGGACATTCCACTTGATGACCCTGAGGCCAACAAGGCAGCAGCAAAGATCCAGGCTGGTTTccgtggtcacatgaccaggaaGAAGATGAAGGACGACAAGCCGAATGAGGAG GCGGATCAGAAGGAGCAGTGA
- the nrgnb gene encoding neurogranin (protein kinase C substrate, RC3) b isoform X1, with amino-acid sequence MPHVAVPPGFTSILEALAAEVLRAQPPNIPEFAARHFTALLRRRRDEGDLVTEEQEVRHEKLYHSSPFQDSVRQAQEHNTLTPNEEHASGTDEVSNIKRRYTSPFPATDPDSQTEDGPRPTPDGFYGGTANIDICAEELKGEEEQPKPASQEMHLVNFQVGDSQEDRVIHNGSIKETSETEYSAAPEWLSDDAIHTDIPLKGSESDEEIKLTDDDIAEMSIAGERWDDISNMEMGPSSGGHFEANVGVCVEDLIETDNTEDAVGVQEFIALENPQRGQEHSEEENELEQSRAEYPEHIKQVYIEDNINEIASANETEATRIFSEGTVETAESVSSKGNEISVEVDDITIPDNQSTFDEESRLDNAWVSEEYSEMQGAATDNVNAISENDAPSDLEEVGLHRGNAESVECLKSVAPSGDRDMSAVDTDVNRLDDVHSEHTGLAATSQDIFTSSLQGLSGITSDQEVRTVPMEHQETSVTDDKHEEERFEHVLSIREKNTLVSNASENEDRDISEEWEHRLKEGHTKDKTKHREVDTSVAGNNEDILNQNKPDCTETEAYNRQDVQSGKSEEFIQLEGNNETELTTQAQSIGQAESMTEDHFKDEDQLKHQTDESKAPTDEGGEKEIDPELTSGIKEENSQPQDEEDIMDIPLDDPEANKAAAKIQAGFRGHMTRKKMKDDKPNEEVSSSGEGLNSTHGNSGGSEGAVTDDTPVLEQ; translated from the exons ATGCCACATGTCGCGGTGCCGCCGGGCTTCACCTCCATCCTGGAGGCTCTCGCCGCGGAGGTGCTGAGGGCGCAGCCGCCCAACATCCCCGAGTTCGCGGCGCGGCATTTCACCGCcctgctgcggcggcggcgggacg aAGGTGACTTGGTTACTGAAGAGCAGGAGGTCAGACATGAGAAATTGTATCACAGCAGTCCTTTTCAG GATTCTGTCAGACAAGCCCAAGAACACAACACTCTGACACCAAATGA GGAGCATGCCAGCGGCACAGATGAAGTGAGCAATATTAAGAGAAGGTATACGTCCCCATTCCCAGCCACTGACCCAGACAGTCAGACTGAGGATGGACCCAGACCAACTCCTGATGGGTTCTATGGTGGGACTGCAAATATTGACATATGTGCTGAAGAGCTtaaaggagaagaagagcaACCCAAGCCGGCATCTCAGGAAATGCACTTAGTCAATTTTCAGGTCGGTGACAGCCAGGAAGATCGTGTTATTCATAATGGATCAATAAAAGAAACTTCAGAGACTGAATATAGTGCAGCTCCTGAATGGCTCAGTGATGATGCTATTCACACTGACATTCCGTTGAAGGGAAGCGAAAGTGATGAGGAAATCAAACTGACTGATGATGATATTGCAGAAATGTCAATTGCTGGCGAAAGGTGGGATGATATCAGCAACATGGAAATGGGCCCGTCATCAGGAGGACATTTTGAAGCTAACGTGGGTGTATGTGTTGAGGATCTGATAGAAACTGATAACACTGAAGATGCTGTTGGTGTACAGGAATTCATTGCTTTGGAAAACCCACAGAGGGGTCAGGAACACTCAGAAGAGGAGAATGAGTTGGAACAATCCAGGGCTGAATATCCTGAACATATTAAACAAGTGTATATTGAAGATAATATTAATGAAATTGCATCTGCAAATGAAACCGAAGCTACCAGAATCTTCTCTGAAGGTACTGTAGAAACAGCAGAATCTGTATCATCAAAAGGGAATGAAATCAGTGTAGAGGTGGACGACATTACCATTCCAGATAATCAGTCTACATTTGACGAAGAGAGCAGATTAGACAATGCATGGGTTTCAGAAGAATATTCTGAAATGCAAGGGGCTGCCACAGACAATGTTAATGCCATTTCAGAAAATGATGCGCCATCTGACTTGGAAGAGGTTGGCCTTCATAGAGGTAATGCAGAGAGTGTTGAGTGTCTCAAAAGTGTAGCACCATCTGGGGATAGAGACATGTCTGCTGTAGATACTGATGTCAACAGACTTGACGATGTTCATAGTGAGCATACAGGTTTGGCAGCTACAAGCCAAGATATTTTCACATCTTCTCTTCAAGGTCTCTCTGGCATAACTTCAGACCAAGAAGTCAGAACTGTACCTATGGAACATCAGGAAACATCTGTCACTGATGACAAACATGAGGAGGAAAGATTTGAGCATGTTCTGAGCATTAGAGAGAAAAATACCTTGGTCAGTAATGCCAGTGAAAATGAGGACAGAGATATTTCAGAAGAGTGGGAACACAGACTGAAAGAAGGCCACACCAAGGACAAAACAAAGCATAGGGAAGTTGACACCAGTGTGGCTGGGAATAATGAAGATATTTTAAACCAAAATAAGCCAGACTGCACAGAAACAGAAGCATACAATAGACAAGATGTTCAGAGTGGCAAATCTGAAGAGTTTATACAGTTGGAGGGAAACAATGAAACCGAATTAACAACACAAGCACAGTCAATTGGACAGGCTGAATCAATGACTGAAGATCATTTCAAGGATGAAGATCAGCTGAAACACCAAACTGATGAGAGCAAGGCCCCCACTGACGAAGGTGGGGAGAAGGAGATAGACCCTGAACTCACAAGTGGCATAAAG GAGGAAAACAGCCAGCCACAGGATGAAGAGGACATAATGGACATTCCACTTGATGACCCTGAGGCCAACAAGGCAGCAGCAAAGATCCAGGCTGGTTTccgtggtcacatgaccaggaaGAAGATGAAGGACGACAAGCCGAATGAGGAGGTGAGCAGCAGTGGTGAAGGCCTCAACAGTACCCATGGAAATTCAG GCGGATCAGAAGGAGCAGTGACAGATGACACGCCTGTACTGGAACAATGA
- the hepacama gene encoding hepatic and glial cell adhesion molecule a, protein MMKMGRDMSSPVVPTLLQLFCLLAALLPGKVAGVNISCPASLVRGMLGGAGLLSVSYSTTSSDLPVIKWQLKRDKPVTVVQSIGTDIIGNLRAEYRNRIQVFENGSLLLNNLQLSDEGGYEVEISITDDTFTGEKSIDLTVDVPVSKPVVQMVASSVLELTELFTLNCSHETGTKASYSWLKGGKALTNDSHLLLSPDQRLITILRVLMSDDDVYSCTVENPISSMRSFPVKLTVYRRSSLYIILATGGIFLLITLVTVCACWKPSKKRNLETSVRQAVELSNGSNEVDVVPKRNEWKKPLGLYVLRETEYNEEPEDPSNRTSPQVLRNPGRYRSSPPPISQSPEPLAQSAQKYLYASIPSSPPARMASVHPPDSPVHVLASTPPFTGTGHRKWAQTPQNLEETSSYQQNQHPQPHINDHRHGEERME, encoded by the exons ATGATGAAGATGGGCAGAGACATGTCCTCGCCAGTTGTTCCCACGCTCCTCCAGCTCTTCTGCCTCCTCGCCGCTCTTCTGCCAG GTAAAGTGGCCGGAGTGAACATCAGCTGCCCAGCATCTCTGGTGAGGGGCATGCTAGGAGGAGCAGGCCTCCTGTCTGTCAGCTACAGCACCACAAGCTCTGACCTCCCCGTTATTAAGTGGCAGCTGAAACGGGACAAGCCAGTTACTGTGGTGCAGTCCATTGGCACGGATATCATCGGGAACCTCCGGGCGGAGTACCGCAACCGCATCCAGGTCTTTGAGAATGGCTCCCTGCTGCTGAACAACCTTCAGCTGTCTGACGAGGGGGGCTACGAGGTTGAGATCTCTATCACTGATGACACCTTCACAGGGGAGAAGAGCATCGACCTGACGGTGGACG TTCCAGTGTCCAAACCAGTTGTTCAAATGGTGGCCTCATCCGTTCTGGAACTAACTGAACTCTTCACCCTCAACTGTTCCCATGAGACTGGCACCAAGGCCTCCTACAGCTGGCTGAAGGGTGGCAAAGCCCTAACCAATGATTCCCATCTCCTCCTGTCACCTGACCAGCGGCTCATCACCATTCTGCGGGTGCTGATGTCTGATGATGATGTCTACAGCTGCACTGTGGAGAATCCCATTAGCAGCATGAGGAGCTTTCCTGTCAAGCTCACAGTCTACA GGCGAAGTTCACTGTACATCATTCTTGCTACTGGGGGAATTTTTCTTCTCATCACCTTGGTGACTGTGTGTGCTTGTTGGAAACCCTCCAAAAA AAGAAATCTTGAGACAAGTGTGAGACAAGCTGTGGAGCTGAGTAATGGCAGTAATGAAG TTGACGTGGTGCCCAAACGGAATGAATGGAAAAAACCACTTGGCCTCTACGTCCTTAGAGAAACT GAGTACAATGAGGAACCTGAAGACCCCAGCAATAGAACAAGCCCACAAGTTCTCAGAAACCCAGGCAGATACAGAAGCTCACCCCCTCCTATCTCTCAAAGCCCTGAACCCCTGGCACAATCTGCACAGAAATATCTCTATGCCAGTATTCCATCCTCCCCTCCAGCACGCATGGCATCAGTCCACCCTCCTGACTCACCTGTTCATGTCCTGGCCTCAACCCCTCCGTTCACAGGCACAGGACACAGGAAATGGGCCCAAACCCCCCAAAACCTTGAGGAGACATCTTCTTACCAGCAAAACCAGCATCCACAGCCACATATAAATGACCACAGACATGGTGAAGAGCGAATGGAATAA